The following proteins are encoded in a genomic region of Magnolia sinica isolate HGM2019 chromosome 1, MsV1, whole genome shotgun sequence:
- the LOC131220392 gene encoding lysine-specific demethylase JMJ30 codes for MRTPTAELLHTPTLDAERSSLLQRISEEGGFAYVSVATLAASGDFRAAETAREMAWEQLHSGPWHSVLPVWRDAYSMACLHVAAFHHGAGEFREALRVLDMGLIMGGMLLRKDLDSAIEKILLRSTAEKDLDGRERCDRERISGGSDHLDEAKVLRVLPYRSLSCKIVERRSSPSLESFLRDYFLSGSPVIISDCMSHWPARTKWKDTEYLKRVAGDRTVPVEVGKNYLYPEWKQELIAFSQFLERIQSTDCCSAAPTYLAQHPLFDQIQELRKDIFVPDYCCAGGGELQSLNAWFGPAGTITPLHHDPHHNLFAQVVGRKYIRLYPASITEDLYPYTESMLSNSSQVDLDSPNKKEFPKAQDLDFMDCILEEGEMLYIPPKWWHYVKSLTPSFSVSFWWGECSTPVS; via the exons ATGAGAACGCCTACAGCGGAACTCCTCCACACCCCGACCTTAGACGCCGAGAGATCGAGTCTCCTACAGCGGATCTCCGAAGAAGGCGGTTTCGCCTACGTCAGCGTCGCAACCCTCGCCGCGAGCGGAGACTTCCGTGCGGCCGAGACAGCGCGCGAGATGGCGTGGGAGCAGCTGCACTCCGGGCCATGGCACTCGGTCCTGCCCGTGTGGAGGGACGCCTACTCAATGGCGTGTCTGCACGTGGCAGCATTCCACCACGGCGCCGGGGAGTTCCGTGAGGCACTGAGGGTCCTCgacatgggtctgatcatgggaggGATGCTCCTGCGCAAGGATTTGGATTCCGCCATCGAGAAAATTCTCCTTCGATCGACGGCTGAGAAGGATTTGGATGGGAGGGAGAGGTGTGACAGGGAGAGGATTTCGGGTGGCTCGGACCATTTGGATGAGGCCAAG GTGCTTCGAGTTCTGCCATACAGGTCACTATCTTGCAAGATAGTTGAGAGGAGGTCTTCTCCATCTTTGGAGAGTTTTTTGCGTGATTATTTTCTGTCTGGTTCTCCGGTGATAATTAGTGACTGCATGTCTCATTGGCCTGCACGGACAAAGTGGAAAGACACGGAGTATCTGAAAAGGGTAGCCGGCGATCGGACGGTTCCTGTTGAG GTTGGAAAGAACTATCTGTACCCTGAGTGGAAGCAAGAGCTGATCGCATTTTCTCAGTTTCTTGAGAGGATCCAGTCCACTGACTGCTGCTCTGCTGCCCCGACATATCTTGCTCAGCATCCGCTGTTTGATCAG ATACAAGAGCTGCGCAAGGATATTTTTGTTCCCGACTACTGTTGTGCTGGTGGTGGGGAGCTCCAGTCTCTTAATGCCTGGTTTGGTCCAGCTGGCACCATTACACCATTGCATCATGATCCTCACCATAATCTGTTTGCTCAG GTTGTTGGTAGAAAGTATATAAGGCTTTATCCTGCTTCAATAACAGAGGATCTATACCCCTACACTGAGTCCATGCTAAGCAACTCCAGTCAG GTGGATCTGGACAGTCCCAACAAGAAAGAGTTCCCCAAGGCGCAAGACCTGGATTTCATGGATTGCATCTTAGAGGAAGGCGAAATGCTCTACATTCCACCAAAGTGGTGGCATTATGTGAAATCTCTTACCCCTAGTTTCTCTGTTAGTTTTTGGTGGGGCGAATGCAGCACTCCTGTTTCGTGA